A stretch of the Agelaius phoeniceus isolate bAgePho1 chromosome 1, bAgePho1.hap1, whole genome shotgun sequence genome encodes the following:
- the SEC61G gene encoding protein transport protein Sec61 subunit gamma isoform X1, with product MCVSLQAIMDQVMQFVEPSRQFVKDSIRLVKRCTKPDRKEFQKIAMATAIGFAIMGFIGFFVKLIHIPINNIIVGG from the exons ATGTGTGTGTCTTTGCAGGCAATCATGGATCAGGTAATGCAATTTGTGGAACCCAGCCGTCAGTTTGTGAAAGATTCCATACGACTTGTTAAGAGatgcaccaagcctgacaggaAAG aGTTCCAGAAGATTGCCATGGCAACAGCAATAGGCTTTGCAATAATGGGATTTATTGGTTTCTTTGTCAAATTGATCCATATCCCCATCAACAATATAATTGT AGGTGGCTGA
- the SEC61G gene encoding protein transport protein Sec61 subunit gamma isoform X2 produces MDQVMQFVEPSRQFVKDSIRLVKRCTKPDRKEFQKIAMATAIGFAIMGFIGFFVKLIHIPINNIIVGG; encoded by the exons ATGGATCAGGTAATGCAATTTGTGGAACCCAGCCGTCAGTTTGTGAAAGATTCCATACGACTTGTTAAGAGatgcaccaagcctgacaggaAAG aGTTCCAGAAGATTGCCATGGCAACAGCAATAGGCTTTGCAATAATGGGATTTATTGGTTTCTTTGTCAAATTGATCCATATCCCCATCAACAATATAATTGT AGGTGGCTGA